From Thermus neutrinimicus, the proteins below share one genomic window:
- a CDS encoding cytochrome P460 family protein — MMWRLKAVLGVLAIGGSILALAQAVDQDKAFAQRLWRLMAGASGEDYRLSWHYIPGKPMGFYRGTEPHGSLLRTFVNSIAFDAINAKVGEYPVGSVIVKDNHMPDGKLDGVTAMVKQAKGYDPNNGDWFWVKYTPTGKVELAGKVRMCSSCHAQARGQDYVFSTAIR, encoded by the coding sequence ATGATGTGGAGGCTAAAGGCAGTACTGGGGGTTTTAGCGATCGGCGGGTCCATTCTGGCCTTGGCCCAGGCTGTAGATCAGGATAAGGCCTTTGCCCAAAGGCTCTGGCGGCTTATGGCCGGGGCTTCCGGGGAGGATTACCGGCTTAGCTGGCACTATATTCCGGGGAAGCCCATGGGCTTTTACCGGGGGACAGAGCCCCACGGGTCCCTGCTTCGCACCTTCGTGAACAGCATCGCCTTTGATGCCATCAATGCCAAGGTGGGGGAATACCCGGTGGGTTCGGTCATCGTCAAGGATAACCACATGCCGGATGGGAAGCTGGACGGGGTTACCGCCATGGTGAAGCAGGCCAAGGGGTACGATCCCAATAACGGGGACTGGTTCTGGGTAAAGTACACCCCCACCGGGAAGGTAGAGTTGGCGGGGAAGGTCCGGATGTGCTCCTCCTGTCACGCCCAGGCCCGGGGTCAGGATTACGTGTTTAGCACGGCCATTCGCTAA
- the merA gene encoding mercury(II) reductase: MTYDLLIVGSGSAGAAAALEATSRGARVAVVEGGVLGGTCVNVGCIPSKALLRAAEAFHKAGHHPFQGIHTRTVKVELPAVIRQKEVLVEGLRRDKYAEVLEAAGISLIQGEARFRDEETLEVNGRVYQAERYVLATGALPTLPPIPGLAESQPWTYLEALAPDTHPESLLVIGGGPIGLEIAQIYARLGTRVTVLEATPYLLPAEDPELSSLLRGYLEEEGLAIQTGTRVQGVERQGEAFVVLTERETYRAQRLLVATGRRPRTQGLNLEAARVRLGPRGEVAVDEHLRSTNPRIFAAGDVAGLPQFVYVAAQSGRVAARNALGVGEREALELKAVPRVTFTDPALATVGLTEEEARQHHGPGIRVSRLPLDQLPKALVQHDPRGLFKLVVDAQGTVLGLSILAPEAGDALQEAVLAVRFGLHYRDLMDTFHPYLTLAEGIRLVAQALDTQVGMLSCCA; the protein is encoded by the coding sequence ATGACCTACGATCTTCTTATCGTTGGTTCGGGCTCGGCTGGGGCGGCCGCGGCCTTGGAGGCCACCTCGAGGGGAGCCCGGGTTGCGGTCGTGGAGGGCGGGGTCCTGGGCGGGACCTGCGTCAACGTGGGGTGCATACCCTCCAAGGCCCTGTTGCGCGCCGCCGAGGCTTTCCACAAGGCCGGGCACCACCCCTTCCAGGGTATCCACACTCGGACGGTGAAGGTAGAACTCCCGGCGGTTATCCGGCAAAAAGAGGTGCTGGTAGAAGGGCTACGCCGGGATAAGTACGCCGAGGTGCTAGAAGCTGCAGGGATCTCCCTCATCCAGGGCGAGGCCCGGTTCCGGGATGAGGAAACCCTTGAGGTGAACGGCCGGGTTTACCAGGCCGAGCGCTATGTACTGGCCACCGGGGCCCTCCCGACCCTTCCCCCCATCCCCGGCCTGGCCGAAAGCCAGCCCTGGACCTACCTGGAGGCCCTCGCCCCGGATACCCACCCTGAAAGCCTTCTGGTCATCGGCGGGGGCCCCATCGGGTTGGAGATCGCCCAGATCTACGCCCGGCTGGGCACCCGGGTGACGGTGCTGGAGGCCACCCCCTACCTCCTCCCCGCCGAGGATCCCGAGCTCAGCAGCCTTCTCAGGGGTTACCTGGAGGAAGAGGGCCTAGCAATCCAAACGGGGACCAGGGTGCAAGGAGTGGAACGCCAAGGGGAAGCCTTCGTGGTGCTCACGGAGAGGGAAACCTACCGGGCCCAGCGCCTTTTGGTGGCCACCGGGCGCAGGCCCCGCACCCAGGGGCTTAACCTCGAGGCCGCCCGGGTAAGGCTGGGCCCCCGGGGCGAGGTAGCAGTGGACGAGCACCTAAGAAGCACTAACCCCCGTATCTTCGCCGCTGGCGACGTGGCGGGCCTACCTCAGTTCGTCTACGTGGCGGCCCAGTCCGGGCGTGTGGCCGCACGGAATGCCCTTGGAGTTGGAGAAAGGGAGGCGCTGGAGCTTAAGGCCGTACCCCGGGTTACCTTCACCGATCCCGCCTTGGCCACAGTGGGGCTTACCGAGGAGGAAGCCCGCCAGCACCACGGCCCCGGCATCCGGGTATCCCGGCTTCCCCTGGACCAGCTCCCCAAGGCCCTGGTGCAACACGATCCCCGCGGCCTATTCAAGCTGGTAGTGGATGCCCAGGGGACGGTGCTGGGGCTTTCCATCCTGGCCCCCGAGGCTGGCGACGCCCTACAGGAGGCGGTGCTGGCGGTGAGGTTCGGCCTCCACTACCGGGACCTGATGGACACCTTCCACCCCTACCTGACCCTGGCCGAGGGCATCCGGCTGGTGGCCCAGGCCCTGGACACCCAGGTGGGCATGCTCTCCTGCTGCGCCTAG
- a CDS encoding uracil-DNA glycosylase: MTLELLQAQAKACAACRLAEGRTQVVFGEGNPDAQLMIVGEGPGEEEDKTGRPFVGKAGQLLSRILEAAGIPRESVYITNIVKCRPPNNRAPLPDEAKICTDKWLLKQIELIAPQIIVPLGAVAAEFFLGEKVSITKVRGQWFEWHGIRVFPMFHPAYLLRNPSRTPGSPKHLTWLDIQEVKRALDTLPPKEGRQVRAVSQEPLF; the protein is encoded by the coding sequence ATGACCCTGGAACTGCTACAAGCCCAGGCCAAAGCCTGTGCCGCCTGCCGCCTGGCGGAAGGCCGCACCCAGGTGGTCTTCGGGGAGGGAAACCCCGACGCCCAGCTCATGATCGTGGGGGAAGGCCCCGGGGAGGAGGAGGACAAGACGGGGCGCCCCTTCGTGGGGAAAGCGGGGCAGCTTCTGAGCAGGATCCTCGAGGCCGCCGGCATCCCCCGGGAATCGGTCTATATCACCAACATCGTCAAGTGCCGCCCCCCAAATAACCGCGCCCCCCTACCCGACGAGGCCAAGATCTGCACCGACAAATGGCTCCTCAAGCAGATTGAGCTGATCGCCCCCCAGATCATCGTCCCCTTGGGGGCGGTGGCGGCGGAGTTCTTCCTGGGGGAGAAGGTTTCCATCACCAAGGTGCGGGGGCAGTGGTTTGAGTGGCACGGGATCCGGGTTTTTCCCATGTTCCACCCCGCCTACCTCCTGCGAAACCCCAGCCGTACCCCGGGAAGCCCCAAGCACCTCACCTGGCTGGACATCCAGGAGGTTAAGCGGGCCCTGGACACCCTGCCCCCCAAGGAGGGCCGCCAGGTGAGGGCGGTGAGCCAGGAGCCCCTCTTCTAG
- the bshB1 gene encoding bacillithiol biosynthesis deacetylase BshB1: MLDLLVLAPHPDDGELGCGGTLARAKAEGLSTGILDLTRGEMGSKGTPEERAREVEEASRILGLDYRGNLGLPDGGLWDVPEQRLKLAEALRGLRPRILLAPLEADRHPDHTAASRLAVAAVHLAGLKKAPIEGEPHRVERLFFYPGNHPFTPSFLVKISAFIDQWEQAVLAYRSQFSGEGVSETVGPKGVEARKAMRRHFGNYLGVDYAEPFVSPLPILYTPWSRA; encoded by the coding sequence GTGCTTGACCTGCTGGTCCTCGCCCCCCATCCCGACGATGGGGAGCTGGGGTGCGGGGGTACCCTGGCCCGGGCCAAGGCCGAGGGGCTCAGCACGGGGATTCTGGACCTCACCCGGGGGGAGATGGGCTCCAAGGGTACCCCCGAGGAAAGGGCGAGGGAGGTGGAGGAGGCCAGCCGCATCCTGGGCTTGGACTATAGGGGCAACCTAGGCCTGCCGGATGGGGGGCTTTGGGATGTGCCCGAGCAGCGCCTTAAGCTGGCGGAGGCCTTAAGGGGGTTAAGGCCCCGCATCCTCCTCGCCCCCCTCGAGGCCGACCGCCACCCTGACCACACCGCGGCAAGCCGCCTGGCGGTGGCGGCGGTGCATCTGGCAGGCCTCAAGAAAGCCCCCATAGAGGGGGAGCCCCACCGGGTGGAGCGGCTTTTCTTCTACCCTGGGAACCATCCCTTTACCCCCAGCTTCCTGGTGAAGATCTCCGCCTTCATAGACCAGTGGGAGCAGGCGGTGCTGGCCTACAGGAGCCAGTTTTCCGGGGAAGGGGTGAGCGAGACCGTGGGGCCAAAAGGGGTGGAGGCCAGGAAGGCCATGCGCCGCCACTTCGGCAACTACCTGGGGGTGGACTACGCCGAGCCCTTCGTGAGCCCCCTGCCCATCCTCTATACCCCCTGGAGCCGGGCCTAG
- the plsY gene encoding glycerol-3-phosphate 1-O-acyltransferase PlsY, translating to MGSALLALVVAYLFGSIPAGVLVAKTYGVDIRKVGSGNIGATNVLRALGPGPALVVAFFDVFKGGIAVLMARAVGIEGPLLGGVALAAVLGHNYSLFLGFKGGKGVATSFGTLIFLDPVLALWTFPIGVTVMLLTRYVSAGSMTGGVAATVLALALARPLWEVVTVGLMALLILWTHRENLKRLQAGTERRLGEKEGGRA from the coding sequence ATGGGGTCGGCGCTTTTGGCTCTGGTGGTGGCCTACCTCTTCGGCTCCATTCCCGCCGGGGTTCTGGTGGCCAAAACCTACGGGGTGGATATCCGCAAGGTGGGTTCGGGCAACATCGGGGCCACCAATGTCCTGAGGGCCTTGGGTCCAGGGCCCGCCTTGGTGGTGGCCTTCTTCGACGTCTTCAAGGGGGGAATTGCCGTCTTGATGGCGCGGGCGGTGGGGATAGAGGGGCCCCTTCTGGGCGGGGTGGCCTTGGCGGCGGTGCTGGGACATAACTACTCCCTGTTTTTGGGGTTTAAGGGGGGTAAGGGGGTGGCCACCAGCTTTGGCACCCTCATTTTTCTGGATCCCGTCCTGGCCCTGTGGACTTTCCCGATCGGGGTAACGGTGATGCTCCTTACCCGGTATGTGTCCGCGGGGAGCATGACCGGGGGGGTGGCGGCCACGGTCTTGGCCCTGGCCCTGGCCCGCCCCCTTTGGGAGGTGGTCACCGTGGGCCTCATGGCCCTTCTCATCCTCTGGACCCACCGGGAAAACCTAAAGCGCCTCCAGGCGGGAACGGAAAGGCGCCTGGGGGAGAAGGAGGGAGGCCGTGCTTGA
- a CDS encoding ABC transporter permease yields MFPVRYLRVFLLFLRLSLAAEMEYRLNFLLGLLSSALTLLGALLGLVLLYQGGYQPGGWAWEEALLVLAAFTLLQGLASTLLAPNLNKIVEHVQQGTLDFVLLKPLDPQFWLSLRVFSPWGLGDFLLGFGLLLYAGVRLGLGAWDYLVFAGYWVLGALMLYSLWFLLATTSIWFVKIYNVTEVLRGLLEAGRFPVGAYPALYRVFFTFVVPVAFLTTVPAQAALEKEGVPLFASALALSLFLLARGFFRFALRGYTSASS; encoded by the coding sequence ATGTTTCCCGTGCGCTACCTGAGGGTTTTCCTCCTTTTCCTGCGCCTCAGCCTGGCGGCGGAGATGGAGTACCGGCTTAACTTCCTCCTGGGGCTTCTCTCCTCGGCCCTGACCCTTCTTGGGGCCCTTTTGGGCCTGGTGCTCCTCTACCAAGGGGGGTACCAGCCCGGAGGGTGGGCCTGGGAGGAGGCCCTTTTGGTCCTGGCGGCCTTCACCCTCCTCCAGGGCCTGGCCAGCACCCTTTTGGCCCCAAACCTCAACAAGATCGTGGAACACGTGCAGCAGGGCACCCTGGACTTCGTCCTCCTAAAGCCCTTGGATCCCCAGTTCTGGCTTTCCTTAAGGGTCTTTTCCCCTTGGGGCCTGGGGGATTTTCTCCTGGGGTTCGGCCTTCTTCTCTATGCAGGGGTGCGCCTGGGGCTTGGGGCTTGGGACTACCTGGTCTTCGCCGGGTACTGGGTGCTGGGAGCCTTGATGCTCTATAGCCTCTGGTTCCTCCTGGCCACCACCAGCATCTGGTTTGTGAAGATTTACAACGTCACCGAGGTGCTTAGGGGGCTACTGGAGGCGGGCCGGTTTCCCGTGGGGGCCTACCCGGCCTTGTACCGGGTGTTCTTCACCTTTGTGGTGCCTGTGGCCTTTCTCACCACCGTGCCCGCCCAGGCCGCCTTGGAAAAGGAGGGGGTTCCCCTTTTCGCCTCGGCCTTGGCCCTTTCCCTCTTCCTCCTGGCCCGGGGGTTTTTCCGCTTCGCCTTGAGGGGCTACACCTCCGCGAGCAGTTAA
- a CDS encoding ABC transporter ATP-binding protein, whose amino-acid sequence MSAEAIVLAQDLTKHYRVALKEESLLATLRHFLLRQYRTVKAVEGVEFQIARGEVVGFLGPNGAGKTTTLKMLTGLIHPTRGKAVVAGHIPWRREKAFLKKITLVMGNKQQLIWDLPPLDTFRLNAAIYDIPEGEFRKRVWELAEMLSLTSKLHQPVRKLSLGERMKAELLAALLHRPEVLFLDEPTLGLDVNAQVAVREFIREYNRRYGATVLLTSHYMADIAALAERVLVIHQGRLLYDGPLAGLLERFAPYREVALTLARPLPREALLAFGEVRDLEGLKARLLLPREGLTEKVAEILKRLPVEDLEVREPPLEEVIARVYRIAPLGEPQSPALEEA is encoded by the coding sequence GTGTCGGCAGAGGCCATTGTCCTTGCCCAGGACCTCACCAAGCACTATCGGGTGGCCCTGAAGGAGGAAAGCCTCCTCGCCACCCTGCGCCACTTCCTCTTGCGCCAGTACCGCACGGTGAAGGCGGTGGAGGGGGTGGAATTCCAAATAGCAAGGGGCGAGGTGGTGGGGTTTCTAGGCCCCAACGGGGCGGGTAAGACCACCACCCTGAAGATGCTCACCGGCCTAATCCACCCCACCCGGGGCAAGGCGGTGGTGGCGGGGCACATTCCCTGGCGACGGGAAAAGGCCTTTTTGAAAAAGATCACCCTGGTGATGGGCAACAAGCAGCAGCTCATCTGGGACCTGCCTCCCCTGGACACCTTCCGCCTCAACGCTGCCATCTACGACATCCCCGAAGGGGAGTTCCGGAAGCGGGTATGGGAGCTTGCGGAGATGCTTTCCCTAACGAGTAAGCTCCACCAGCCCGTGCGCAAGCTCTCCCTGGGGGAAAGGATGAAGGCCGAGCTTCTAGCGGCCCTTCTCCACCGCCCGGAGGTGCTCTTTCTGGACGAACCCACCCTGGGCCTAGATGTGAACGCCCAGGTGGCGGTGCGGGAATTCATCCGGGAGTACAACCGGCGCTATGGGGCCACGGTCCTCCTCACCAGCCACTACATGGCGGACATCGCCGCCCTGGCGGAGCGGGTCCTGGTGATCCACCAGGGAAGGCTCCTCTACGATGGACCCCTGGCAGGGCTATTGGAACGCTTCGCCCCCTACCGGGAGGTGGCGCTCACCCTGGCCCGCCCCCTGCCCAGGGAAGCCTTACTGGCCTTCGGGGAGGTTAGGGACCTCGAGGGCCTAAAGGCCCGGCTTCTTCTTCCCCGGGAAGGGCTAACGGAGAAGGTGGCGGAAATCCTGAAAAGGCTTCCCGTGGAGGACCTGGAGGTGCGGGAACCCCCCCTGGAGGAGGTCATCGCCCGGGTTTACCGGATAGCCCCCCTGGGTGAGCCCCAAAGCCCCGCCCTGGAGGAGGCATGA
- a CDS encoding ABC transporter permease, producing the protein MRKAKTLLTVYLAYMLEYRAELFLWALAGVLPLILLGVWTEAARGGEFALSPGEFARYFLMVFLVRQATVVWVVWEFERDVVEGRLSFRLLRPLDPFFDHLAAHVAERLARLPFVVLLTLLFFFIFPEARFRPEPGPVLLGLLFTLLAFFLRYLMQYTTAMLTFFTERAVSVEEVFFLLYLFLSGTIAPLEVFPEPLRNLALLTPFPYLVYLPAALLAGQEVDLLPGVFVMLFWGGTLLLLWRLLWWLGLRHYSGHGA; encoded by the coding sequence ATGAGGAAGGCCAAGACCCTCTTAACCGTCTACCTGGCCTACATGTTGGAGTACCGGGCGGAACTCTTCCTCTGGGCCCTGGCCGGGGTTTTGCCCTTGATCCTCCTAGGGGTCTGGACCGAGGCGGCCAGGGGCGGGGAGTTTGCCCTGTCCCCTGGGGAGTTCGCCCGTTACTTCCTCATGGTCTTCCTGGTACGCCAGGCCACGGTGGTCTGGGTGGTGTGGGAGTTCGAGCGGGACGTGGTGGAAGGGCGGCTTTCCTTCCGGCTCCTGAGGCCCCTGGATCCCTTTTTCGACCACCTGGCAGCCCACGTGGCCGAGCGCCTGGCCCGGCTTCCCTTCGTGGTGCTCCTCACCCTCCTCTTCTTCTTTATCTTCCCCGAGGCCCGCTTTAGGCCGGAGCCCGGCCCCGTCCTCCTGGGGCTTCTCTTCACCCTTCTGGCCTTTTTCCTCCGCTACCTGATGCAGTACACCACCGCCATGCTCACCTTCTTCACGGAACGGGCAGTTTCCGTGGAGGAGGTCTTCTTCCTCCTCTACCTCTTCCTCTCGGGAACCATCGCTCCCCTCGAGGTCTTCCCCGAACCCCTGAGAAATCTGGCCCTCCTCACCCCCTTCCCCTACCTGGTCTACCTGCCCGCTGCCCTCCTGGCCGGGCAGGAGGTGGACCTCCTCCCGGGGGTCTTTGTCATGCTCTTCTGGGGTGGAACCCTCCTTCTCCTTTGGCGGCTTCTCTGGTGGCTTGGGCTTAGGCACTACTCCGGCCACGGAGCATAA
- a CDS encoding Uma2 family endonuclease — MATRYRFRVEEFERAFRDVPRVELLRGEVYQMSPIGPKHAFMVARLDDLLHEALRGKAVVMAQNPLRIPPDSEPEPDLLVLVPPLDRYRDRHPEPPDVLLLIEVADTSLEFDREEKLPLYAEAGIPEVWLVNLKENLLEVYREPREGRYRSIRLLSPSEPATPLAFPEISLPWAPSP; from the coding sequence ATGGCCACCCGCTACCGCTTCCGCGTGGAGGAGTTTGAGCGGGCCTTCCGGGACGTACCCCGGGTGGAACTCCTCAGGGGAGAGGTATACCAGATGAGCCCAATCGGACCGAAACATGCCTTCATGGTGGCCCGGCTGGACGACCTCTTGCATGAGGCCCTACGGGGTAAGGCTGTGGTTATGGCGCAAAACCCCTTGCGTATACCTCCTGACTCGGAACCTGAACCCGATCTGTTGGTCCTCGTCCCACCCTTGGACCGCTATCGGGACCGCCACCCAGAACCCCCGGATGTCCTTCTCCTCATAGAGGTAGCCGACACCTCCTTGGAGTTTGACCGGGAGGAGAAGCTTCCCCTCTACGCCGAGGCCGGGATCCCCGAGGTGTGGCTGGTGAACCTCAAGGAGAACCTCCTGGAGGTCTACCGGGAGCCCAGGGAGGGGCGCTACCGCTCCATCCGCCTCCTCTCCCCCTCCGAGCCCGCAACCCCCTTGGCCTTCCCCGAGATCAGCCTGCCTTGGGCACCGTCTCCTTAA
- the cimA gene encoding citramalate synthase produces MVEILDTTLRDGTQGEGISLSVDDKVAIARRLAAFGVHLIEGGWPGSNPKDAEFFQRMKGVDLGETKLAAFGATRRKGLAPEEDPSVLALLEAETPVVVLFGKSWTLHVLEALETSLEENLRMIQDTVAFFAGRGRRVVYDAEHFFDGYKEDPGYALATLEAAVEGGADTLVLCDTNGGALPEEVYAITKAVVERFPRLRIGIHPHNDAELAVANALAAVRAGATHAQGTINGYGERCGNLNLTSFLPTLAFKYGIPSIPAERLRGLKELSHFVDERANQSPNRRAPYVGESAFAHKAGVHVSAVLKNPRTYEHIPPEWVGNSRRFLVSDVSGRSNLLAKLQELGVDLSKEEAKRLLEEVKALEYEGYAFEGAEASFYLLAHRLKGGSLPFSVEGFSVFVHGSGLDTAWAEATVRVRVGESLQHTAAESPFGPVSALDRAFRKAVLQFYPELADVELADYKVRILSGQEAGTNSGVRVMIEMKRGEERFATVGASENILEASLKALTDGYAYALLYPSLKETVPKAG; encoded by the coding sequence ATGGTGGAGATCCTAGACACCACCCTAAGGGACGGAACGCAAGGGGAAGGCATCAGCCTTTCCGTGGACGACAAGGTGGCCATTGCCAGACGCCTGGCGGCCTTTGGGGTACACCTCATCGAGGGGGGCTGGCCGGGGTCCAACCCCAAGGACGCCGAGTTTTTCCAGCGCATGAAGGGGGTGGACCTGGGGGAGACCAAGCTGGCTGCCTTTGGGGCCACCCGTAGAAAGGGGCTGGCTCCCGAGGAGGACCCCTCGGTTCTGGCCCTGCTGGAGGCGGAGACTCCCGTGGTGGTCCTCTTCGGCAAGAGCTGGACCCTACATGTCCTCGAGGCCTTGGAGACCAGCCTGGAGGAAAACCTCCGCATGATCCAGGACACCGTGGCCTTCTTCGCCGGGCGGGGAAGGCGGGTGGTCTACGACGCGGAGCACTTCTTTGACGGGTATAAGGAGGACCCCGGCTACGCCCTGGCCACCTTGGAGGCGGCGGTGGAGGGGGGAGCGGACACCCTGGTGCTTTGCGACACCAACGGGGGGGCCCTGCCGGAGGAGGTTTACGCCATCACCAAAGCGGTGGTGGAGCGCTTTCCCCGCTTACGCATCGGCATCCATCCCCACAACGACGCCGAGCTGGCGGTGGCCAACGCCTTGGCGGCGGTGAGGGCGGGGGCCACCCACGCCCAGGGCACCATCAACGGCTACGGGGAGCGGTGCGGCAACCTGAACCTCACCAGCTTCCTGCCCACCCTGGCCTTCAAGTACGGCATTCCCTCCATCCCTGCGGAAAGGCTTAGGGGACTTAAGGAGCTCTCCCACTTCGTGGACGAGAGGGCCAACCAGTCCCCCAACCGCCGGGCCCCTTACGTGGGGGAGTCGGCCTTCGCCCACAAGGCGGGGGTGCACGTCTCCGCGGTCCTTAAGAACCCCCGCACCTACGAGCACATCCCCCCCGAGTGGGTGGGGAATAGCCGGCGGTTCCTGGTCTCCGATGTCTCGGGCCGCTCCAACCTTCTGGCCAAGCTCCAGGAGCTGGGGGTGGACCTTTCCAAGGAGGAGGCCAAGCGCCTTCTGGAGGAGGTGAAGGCCCTGGAGTACGAGGGCTACGCCTTCGAGGGAGCGGAGGCCAGCTTCTACCTCCTGGCCCACCGCCTGAAAGGGGGGAGCCTCCCCTTCAGCGTGGAGGGGTTTTCCGTCTTTGTCCACGGGAGTGGCCTGGACACCGCCTGGGCCGAGGCCACGGTGCGGGTTAGGGTGGGGGAAAGCCTGCAACACACGGCGGCGGAAAGCCCCTTTGGCCCGGTTTCCGCCCTGGACAGGGCCTTCCGCAAGGCGGTGTTGCAGTTTTACCCGGAGCTAGCCGACGTGGAGCTCGCCGACTACAAGGTGCGCATCCTCTCCGGCCAGGAGGCGGGGACCAACTCCGGGGTGCGGGTGATGATCGAGATGAAGCGGGGCGAGGAGCGCTTTGCCACCGTGGGGGCCAGCGAGAACATCCTCGAGGCCTCCCTGAAGGCCCTCACCGACGGGTACGCCTACGCCCTCCTGTACCCGAGCCTTAAGGAGACGGTGCCCAAGGCAGGCTGA
- a CDS encoding 2-isopropylmalate synthase produces the protein MERHIRIFDTTLRDGEQSPGVALSLDQKLEIAHALARLNVDIIEAGFPVSGPLEFEAVRRIAEEVRGPIIAALARTHTLDIDQAAKALEKAEKPRIHVFTSASKIHLQYMLKKTEEEVLEMADKMVRYARRYVDDVEFSAQDVMRAEWEFVKRLYEVAIEAGATTINIPDTTGYGTPNEYGALIRRIRDEVVRGRDVIISTHTHDDLGLATANALAGIENGAGQVECTINGIGERAGNTALEEVVMALYVRRDWYKAKTQINTREIYRVSRLVERYTGMPVPPNKAIVGDNAFAHESGIHQDGVLKHRSTYEIMDAELIGRRPAVIVLGKHSGRAAFKKALEDLGYKDLSEDQLKVLFSRFKEIAEKKGPLSAEELQALVESEREPASQFFTLEHVQFFSGSGLLPTATVKVKTPDGERVATHTGDGPGGAVYKAIQEAIGLRPGLELYRVEAVTGSTEALGQVTVRLRLGELQAVGVGVSPDIIEASALAFLDAAGKLASGRATRHPPSIEEVQRGV, from the coding sequence ATGGAAAGGCACATCCGCATCTTTGACACCACGCTTAGGGATGGGGAACAGAGCCCAGGGGTGGCCCTTTCCCTGGACCAGAAGCTGGAGATCGCCCACGCCTTGGCCCGGCTCAACGTGGACATCATTGAGGCGGGTTTCCCCGTATCCGGGCCTTTGGAGTTTGAGGCGGTAAGGCGGATCGCTGAGGAGGTAAGGGGCCCCATCATCGCCGCCTTGGCCCGCACCCACACCCTGGACATCGACCAGGCGGCCAAGGCCCTGGAGAAGGCGGAAAAGCCTCGGATCCACGTATTCACCTCGGCTTCCAAGATCCACCTCCAGTACATGCTGAAGAAGACGGAGGAGGAGGTCTTGGAGATGGCGGACAAGATGGTGCGTTACGCCAGGAGGTACGTGGACGACGTGGAGTTTTCCGCCCAGGACGTGATGCGGGCGGAGTGGGAGTTCGTAAAGCGCCTCTACGAGGTGGCCATTGAGGCTGGGGCCACCACCATCAACATTCCCGACACCACCGGCTACGGTACACCCAATGAGTACGGGGCCTTGATCCGCCGCATCCGGGACGAGGTGGTGCGGGGCCGGGACGTGATCATCTCCACCCACACCCACGACGACCTGGGCCTGGCCACCGCCAACGCCCTGGCGGGCATAGAGAACGGGGCGGGCCAGGTGGAGTGCACCATCAACGGCATTGGGGAGCGGGCGGGCAACACCGCCTTGGAGGAGGTGGTCATGGCCCTTTACGTGCGCCGGGACTGGTACAAGGCCAAGACCCAGATCAACACCCGGGAGATCTACCGGGTCTCCCGCCTGGTGGAGCGTTACACCGGCATGCCCGTGCCCCCCAACAAGGCCATCGTGGGGGACAACGCCTTTGCCCACGAGTCGGGGATCCACCAGGATGGCGTCCTGAAGCACCGCTCCACCTACGAGATCATGGACGCCGAGCTTATTGGGAGGCGCCCCGCGGTGATCGTGCTGGGTAAGCATTCCGGGCGGGCTGCCTTCAAGAAGGCCCTCGAGGACCTGGGCTACAAGGACCTTTCCGAGGATCAGCTCAAGGTGCTCTTCTCCCGCTTCAAGGAGATCGCCGAGAAGAAAGGCCCCCTGTCGGCCGAGGAGCTTCAGGCCCTGGTGGAGAGCGAACGGGAGCCGGCGTCCCAGTTCTTTACCCTGGAGCATGTCCAGTTCTTCTCCGGCTCCGGCCTCTTGCCCACGGCCACGGTGAAGGTGAAGACCCCGGATGGGGAAAGGGTGGCCACGCACACCGGGGATGGGCCCGGGGGCGCCGTGTACAAGGCCATTCAGGAGGCCATCGGCCTCAGGCCCGGGCTGGAGCTTTACCGGGTGGAGGCGGTTACCGGATCCACCGAGGCCTTGGGCCAGGTGACGGTGAGGCTTCGCCTGGGGGAGCTCCAGGCGGTGGGGGTGGGGGTTTCCCCGGACATCATCGAGGCCAGCGCCCTGGCCTTCCTGGATGCGGCCGGCAAGCTGGCCAGCGGCCGCGCCACCCGCCACCCGCCCTCCATCGAGGAGGTTCAGCGCGGGGTTTAG